In the genome of Cynocephalus volans isolate mCynVol1 chromosome 15, mCynVol1.pri, whole genome shotgun sequence, one region contains:
- the CHRNA6 gene encoding LOW QUALITY PROTEIN: neuronal acetylcholine receptor subunit alpha-6 (The sequence of the model RefSeq protein was modified relative to this genomic sequence to represent the inferred CDS: inserted 4 bases in 2 codons), producing the protein MLPREGRGVLGLGLCXWLCIFTPFFEGRRFRRLLSRSDRLIRPAENVSGPVTVRLEAAVTRLGLADEVNQIMETDLWLRHIWNDYKLRWDPTEYDGTETLRVPVDKTWKPDVVLYNNAVGDFHAQGKTKALLQYEGLVTWTPPAVCKSSCPTDITFSPFDHQNCSLKFGSWTCDKAEIDLLIIGSKVDMNDFWENSEWEIVDASGYKHDIKYNCCEEIYTDITYSFYIRRLPMFYXINLIISSLFISFLTVLVFYLPSDCGEKVTLCISVLLSLTVFLLVITETILSTSLVVPLVGEHLLFTMAFVTLSIVATVLVLNMHYRTPATYTMSKWVRTVFLQLLPRVLLMRRPLDKMRETGSDKIPRCISSRPDKVKFTDHEEPKLLKESCHCHQSSEFAPSKGRLSYQPLQWMTDKPERSPEVEDVISSVRFIAENIKNHKETREVNARLLQPFQLAC; encoded by the exons ATGCTGCCACGTGAGGGCCGTGGAGTCCTTGGCTTGGGCTTGTG CTGGCTGTGTATATTCACACCTTTCTTTGAAGGTAG ACGCTTCCGCAGGCTGCTTTCGCGTTCCGACCGGCTCATCAGGCCCGCGGAAAACGTCTCCGGTCCCGTCACGGTGCGGCTCGAAGCGGCCGTCACACGGCTGGGGCTGGCC GATGAAGTAAACCAGATCATGGAAACCGATCTGTGGCTGCGTCAC atctGGAATGATTATAAATTGCGTTGGGATCCAACAGAATACGATGGCACTGAGACTCTCCGTGTTCCCGTGGACAAGACTTGGAAGCCTGACGTTGTTCTCTATAACAA TGCTGTGGGCGACTTCCACGCACAAGGCAAAACAAAAGCTCTTCTTCAGTATGAGGGCCTGGTAACCTGGACTCCACCAGCTGTTTGTAAGAGTTCCTGTCCTACGGATATCACCTTTTCCCCTTTTGATCATCAAAATTGTTCCCTAAAATTTGGCTCCTGGACATGTGACAAAGCTGAAATTGATCTTCTAATCATTGGATCTAAAGTAGATATGAATGATTTTTGGGAAAACAGTGAATGGGAAATTGTTGATGCTTCAGGCTACAAGCATGACATAAAATACAACTGTTGTGAAGAGATATACACAGATATAACCTATTCTTTTTACATTAGAAGGTTACCAATGTTTTA CATCAATCTGatcatctcttctctttttatctcATTTCTGACTGTGTTGGTTTTTTACCTTCCTTCGGACTGTGGTGAGAAAGTGACACTTTGCATTTCAGTTCTGCTTTCTCTAACTGTGTTTTTGCTGGTAATCACAGAAACCATCCTGTCCACGTCTCTTGTGGTCCCACTGGTGGGGGAGCACCTACTGTTCACCATGGCCTTTGTCACCCTGTCTATTGTGGCGACTGTGTTGGTGCTAAACATGCACTATCGCACCCCAGCAACATACACCATGTCCAAGTGGGTGAGGACGGTCTTCCTCCAGCTGTTACCCCGGGTCCTACTGATGAGGAGGCCTCTAGACAAGATGAGAGAAACAGGTTCTGATAAAATCCCCAGATGCATTTCCAGCAGGCCTGACAAAGTCAAATTTACTGATCATGAAGAACccaaacttcttaaagaaagctGCCACTGTCATCAATCAAGTGAGTTTGCCCCTAGCAAGGGAAGATTAAGCTACCAGCCCTTACAGTGGATGACCGACAAGCCCGAGCGCTCACCTGAAGTCGAAGATGTGATTAGCAGCGTTCGGTTCAtagcagaaaacataaaaaaccaCAAGGAAACAAGGGAGGTAAACGCACGCCTCCTCCAGCCCTTCCAGCTTGCGTGCTAG